CTGCCTCTCGCTCTGCGCGAACGTAGCGGCGGCCCCGGAGTTGAGCGTGTTCGCGGTGGCGGTGGCGGCGTGCCCGCCGCTGGCGCTGCTGCTTGCGGTCGAGTTGCTCAACCGAGCGCTCAAGCGGCACCGCGCCGAGACCTCGAACGGGACCGGCACCGAGACCGCCGAGACGGGCGAGACCGGCGACGAGACGGCCCCGGTGGTGCGTCTCGCGGTGGTCTCGGACGAGGCTCGCCCGGTCGAGCCGACCGCCGAACAGCGGATGTGGGTCTACTACGTGACCGAGCGGGCCAAGGGGCGCACGCCGACCGGTGCGGAGCTGGACCGGATCGCGGGCACGAACAACTACGGCCGAAAGGTACTGCGACAGTGGCGACAGGCCGGGCACCCGCCGCCCGCCACCGGCGGCTCGTGCAGCCGTGGCGAACGACCGGCGCGGCGGGAATCGGCCTACGCCTCGTCGGCGGTCATCGTTGGCGGTCAGCCCCCGCGTGTGGATGCGTAGGCCTCGGTGCCGTCGTGACACGCGCTCGTAGGCGACAACTACGCTCAGCAGGTGACCATTAGCGAGCCGGACCCGCGCAGGCTCGCCCTCGCCGTGCCCTCACCGCTGGTCGAACTGCGCGACGACCGTTTGACGCCGGACGGGATCAGGCTCTACCTCAAGCGGGACGACCTCATTCACCCCGAGATTCCTGGCAACAAGTGGCGCAAGCTCAAGTACAACTTGGCGGTGGCACGGGCTCAGGGCCACTCTCGGCTCTTGACCTTCGGTGGTGCGTACTCCAACCACATCCGGGCTGTAGCCGCCGCCGGTCATTTCTACGATTTCGAGACGATCGGCGTGGTGCGGGGTGAGGAGCACCAGCCGCTGAACGGCTCGTTGGCGTACGCCGTCAGCCGTGGCATGCGGCTGACCTACCTGGACC
This Amycolatopsis sulphurea DNA region includes the following protein-coding sequences:
- a CDS encoding DUF2637 domain-containing protein, with protein sequence MSAPATPAQRDLALWVQCVCTALVALGAAYASYRHGREFALRFGADEATAAIWPLIVDGILTTATVELWKTTDSGRRAGGRWAAWVSFVFGICLSLCANVAAAPELSVFAVAVAACPPLALLLAVELLNRALKRHRAETSNGTGTETAETGETGDETAPVVRLAVVSDEARPVEPTAEQRMWVYYVTERAKGRTPTGAELDRIAGTNNYGRKVLRQWRQAGHPPPATGGSCSRGERPARRESAYASSAVIVGGQPPRVDA